A single window of Pseudomonas benzenivorans DNA harbors:
- a CDS encoding DUF1853 family protein, with product MTPFASLADLPQQLHQPVVRDLAWVLLSPPMLSTTPWPQRHPLSASHWRRSPGALADWLLRLDRDSSTLANWLAQSSVRRLGLYYERLWQFALQAAPGIELLAANLPIRQNGHTLGELDLLLRDDEGEHHLELAVKLYLGPESSSGELPVQWLGPGSHDRLDIKLDHLSQHQLPLSARGEARAALAELDLAEAKAALWIGGYLFYPWPQQCSAPLGANPQHLRGRWLHRSDWPRFVAQSTEGCWQPLPRPAWLAPARVETSELWSTETLQDWFEALPPETNAQLLVRLQAGSQGAWREAERVFLVSDQWPAQPPEQADT from the coding sequence ATGACGCCTTTCGCCTCGCTTGCCGATCTGCCCCAGCAGCTGCATCAACCCGTGGTGCGGGACCTGGCCTGGGTGCTGCTGTCGCCGCCGATGCTCAGCACCACCCCCTGGCCACAGCGCCACCCGCTCAGCGCCAGCCACTGGCGGCGCTCGCCCGGCGCCCTCGCCGACTGGTTGCTGCGCCTGGACCGTGACAGCAGCACGCTGGCCAACTGGCTGGCGCAGAGTTCGGTACGCCGCCTGGGCCTCTACTACGAACGCCTGTGGCAGTTCGCCCTGCAGGCGGCGCCCGGCATCGAACTGCTCGCCGCCAACCTGCCGATCCGCCAGAACGGCCATACCCTTGGTGAACTGGACCTGCTGCTGCGCGACGATGAAGGCGAGCACCATCTGGAGCTGGCGGTCAAACTTTATCTCGGCCCCGAGAGCAGCAGCGGCGAGCTGCCGGTCCAGTGGCTCGGCCCCGGCAGCCATGACCGCCTGGACATCAAGCTCGATCACCTCAGCCAGCACCAGCTGCCCCTGTCCGCCCGCGGCGAGGCCCGCGCCGCGCTGGCCGAATTGGACCTGGCCGAGGCCAAGGCGGCCCTGTGGATCGGCGGCTACCTGTTCTACCCCTGGCCGCAGCAGTGCAGCGCCCCTCTGGGTGCCAACCCGCAGCACCTGAGAGGCCGCTGGTTGCATCGCAGCGACTGGCCGCGCTTCGTCGCGCAAAGCACCGAGGGCTGCTGGCAACCCCTGCCCCGCCCCGCCTGGCTCGCGCCGGCACGGGTCGAGACGAGCGAACTCTGGTCGACCGAGACACTGCAGGACTGGTTCGAAGCGCTGCCGCCCGAAACCAACGCCCAGCTGCTGGTGCGCTTGCAAGCCGGCAGCCAGGGTGCCTGGCGGGAAGCCGAAAGGGTGTTTCTGGTCAGTGACCAATGGCCTGCGCAACCGCCCGAGCAGGCCGACACCTGA
- a CDS encoding NAD(+) kinase, with amino-acid sequence MEQFRNIGIIGRLGSTQVLDTIRRLKRFLLDRHLHVILEDTIAEVLPGHGLQTSSRKILGEVCDLVIVVGGDGSLLGAARALARHKVPVLGVNRGSLGFLTDIRPDELEVKVAEVLEGNFLTEHRFLLEAEVRRQAEAIGQGDALNDVILHPGKSTRMIEFELYIDGQFVCSQKADGLIVSTPTGSTAYALSAGGPIMHPKLDAIVIVPMYPHTLSSRPIVVDSNSELKIVVSKDMQIYPQVSCDGQNHFTCAPGDTITVSKKPQKLCLIHPLDHNYYEVCRTKLGWGSRLGGGGN; translated from the coding sequence ATGGAGCAATTTCGCAATATCGGCATCATCGGCCGCCTCGGCAGCACCCAGGTGCTCGATACCATTCGCCGGCTCAAGCGTTTCCTGCTCGACCGTCACCTGCATGTGATCCTCGAGGACACCATCGCCGAAGTGCTGCCGGGTCACGGTCTGCAGACCTCCTCGCGGAAGATTCTCGGCGAGGTGTGCGACCTGGTGATCGTGGTCGGCGGCGACGGCAGCCTGCTCGGCGCTGCCCGGGCGCTGGCCCGGCACAAGGTGCCGGTGCTCGGGGTCAACCGCGGCAGCCTGGGCTTTCTCACAGACATCCGCCCCGATGAGCTGGAGGTCAAGGTTGCCGAGGTACTGGAGGGCAATTTCCTGACCGAGCACCGCTTCCTGCTGGAGGCCGAGGTGCGTCGCCAGGCTGAGGCGATCGGCCAGGGCGACGCGCTCAACGACGTGATCCTGCACCCCGGCAAGTCGACGCGGATGATCGAATTCGAGCTGTACATCGACGGCCAGTTCGTCTGCAGCCAGAAGGCCGACGGCCTGATCGTCTCGACGCCGACCGGTTCGACCGCCTACGCGCTGTCGGCCGGCGGGCCGATCATGCACCCGAAGCTGGATGCCATCGTCATCGTGCCGATGTACCCGCACACCCTGTCCAGCCGGCCTATCGTGGTGGACAGCAACAGCGAACTGAAGATCGTGGTGTCCAAGGACATGCAGATCTACCCGCAGGTTTCCTGCGACGGGCAGAACCACTTCACCTGCGCGCCGGGCGACACCATCACGGTGAGCAAGAAACCGCAGAAGCTCTGCCTGATCCATCCACTCGACCACAACTACTACGAGGTCTGCCGCACCAAGCTGGGCTGGGGCAGTCGCCTCGGTGGCGGAGGGAACTGA
- a CDS encoding metallophosphoesterase, translating to MLLDPTRGYDLIGDIHGCAHTLERLLDALGYRLRDGVWRHPRRQAIFLGDLVDRGPRIREALHLVHDMVVAGEALCVMGNHEYNALAWSTAALPGSGRQHVREHSPRHARLIKETLEQFEAYPDEWRQFLDWFYELPLFLDAGHFRVVHACWDAGLIEPLRAQFADGRIDKHFLQASAVHGSFANMVFNRLLRGTDMRLPHGLTLTSDDGFTRSHFRTKFWEEDPQTYGDIVFQPDALPALAAQTPLSELQKTELLKYETDQPLLFVGHYWRSGKPAPIRSNLACLDYSAVLYGKLVAYRLDQERRLDARKFVWVEVERPEAPR from the coding sequence ATGTTGCTGGATCCGACTCGTGGCTATGACCTGATCGGTGATATTCATGGCTGTGCCCACACCCTGGAGCGTCTGCTCGATGCCCTCGGCTACCGCCTGCGGGACGGCGTCTGGCGCCATCCGCGGCGCCAGGCGATCTTCCTCGGCGACCTGGTCGACCGCGGCCCGCGGATTCGCGAGGCGCTGCACCTGGTGCACGACATGGTCGTTGCCGGCGAAGCGCTGTGCGTCATGGGCAATCATGAATACAACGCGCTGGCCTGGAGCACCGCGGCGCTGCCTGGCAGCGGCCGCCAGCACGTGCGCGAGCACTCGCCGCGGCATGCGCGGCTGATCAAGGAGACCCTGGAGCAGTTCGAGGCCTACCCGGACGAATGGCGGCAGTTCCTCGACTGGTTCTACGAGTTGCCGCTGTTCCTCGACGCCGGCCATTTTCGCGTGGTGCACGCCTGCTGGGACGCCGGCCTGATCGAACCACTGCGCGCGCAGTTCGCCGATGGGCGCATCGACAAGCATTTCCTCCAGGCCTCGGCCGTGCATGGCAGTTTCGCCAATATGGTGTTCAATCGCCTGCTGCGCGGCACCGACATGCGCCTGCCCCATGGCCTGACCCTGACCAGCGACGACGGTTTCACCCGCTCGCACTTTCGCACCAAGTTCTGGGAAGAGGACCCGCAGACCTACGGCGACATCGTCTTCCAGCCCGACGCCCTGCCGGCGCTGGCCGCGCAGACGCCGCTCTCCGAGCTGCAGAAGACCGAGCTGCTGAAATACGAAACCGACCAGCCCCTGCTGTTCGTCGGCCACTACTGGCGCAGCGGCAAGCCGGCGCCGATTCGCAGCAACCTGGCCTGCCTGGATTACAGCGCGGTGCTCTACGGTAAGCTGGTGGCCTATCGCCTGGATCAGGAACGTCGGCTCGATGCGCGCAAGTTCGTCTGGGTCGAGGTGGAGCGTCCGGAGGCGCCGCGGTGA
- a CDS encoding rhomboid family intramembrane serine protease translates to MSPVVALRLPVQIDLSAFLALLLRLQVPHRVTEEAGEQLLWVPGEPLAEQVRDLYARYPQGDPAAQQSDASPPVAGFVQSLKDSPLTTAMLGLTLLVAALTLLGENFALIHWLSFVDFRIQGDYIYFSYLRETLQRGQWWRLLTPMLIHFGLLHLAMNALWYWVLGRRIEARQGPWMLLGLTLVFGLSANFAQYLYAGPSLFGGLSGVLYGLLGHCALFQRLAPSAEYRLPPGLLALMLGWLLLCMTGIFELLQLAAIANAAHVGGLLAGCLTGLAGGLLARQHR, encoded by the coding sequence GTGAGCCCGGTGGTGGCCTTGCGTCTGCCGGTGCAGATCGACCTCAGCGCATTCCTCGCCCTGCTGCTGCGCCTGCAGGTGCCCCACCGGGTCACCGAGGAAGCCGGCGAGCAGCTGCTCTGGGTGCCCGGCGAGCCGCTCGCCGAGCAGGTACGCGACCTCTACGCGCGCTATCCCCAGGGCGATCCTGCTGCGCAGCAATCCGACGCGTCGCCGCCGGTGGCAGGTTTCGTCCAGTCCTTGAAGGACAGTCCGCTGACCACCGCCATGCTCGGCCTGACCCTGCTGGTCGCCGCCCTGACCCTGCTCGGTGAGAATTTCGCCCTTATCCACTGGCTGAGCTTCGTCGACTTTCGCATCCAGGGCGATTACATCTATTTCAGCTACCTGCGCGAGACGCTGCAGAGAGGCCAGTGGTGGCGCCTGCTGACGCCGATGCTGATCCACTTCGGCCTGCTGCACCTGGCGATGAACGCGCTGTGGTACTGGGTGCTCGGGCGGCGCATCGAGGCGCGCCAGGGCCCCTGGATGCTCCTGGGGCTGACCCTGGTGTTCGGCCTGTCGGCCAACTTCGCCCAGTACCTCTACGCCGGCCCTTCGCTGTTCGGCGGCCTGTCCGGCGTGCTCTACGGTCTGCTCGGGCATTGCGCGCTGTTTCAGCGCCTGGCGCCGAGCGCCGAATACCGCCTGCCGCCCGGCCTGCTGGCGTTGATGCTCGGCTGGTTGCTGCTGTGCATGACCGGCATCTTCGAGCTGCTGCAGCTGGCCGCCATCGCCAACGCCGCCCATGTCGGCGGCCTGCTCGCCGGTTGCCTGACCGGACTGGCGGGCGGTTTACTGGCGCGCCAGCATCGCTAG
- a CDS encoding YeaC family protein, with protein MSSFLQAIENITPEIYQSLKLAVEIGKWPDGRKLTQEQKELTLQALIAWEIQHLPEDQRIGYMGPQECSSKSAPVPNLLFKTSGSLH; from the coding sequence ATGTCGTCCTTTCTGCAAGCCATTGAAAACATCACCCCGGAGATCTACCAGAGCCTGAAACTGGCGGTGGAAATCGGCAAGTGGCCGGATGGCCGCAAGCTCACCCAGGAACAGAAGGAGTTGACCCTGCAGGCGCTGATCGCCTGGGAAATCCAGCACCTGCCGGAAGACCAGCGCATCGGCTACATGGGCCCGCAGGAGTGCAGCTCCAAGTCCGCGCCGGTGCCGAACCTGCTGTTCAAGACCTCGGGAAGCCTGCACTGA
- a CDS encoding DUF2797 domain-containing protein, with protein sequence MSELGRGSLSKMAARLDAPVQYAFRLDEQELPVNPLIGKTLRLEYLGAIHCTHCGRKTKTSFSQGYCYPCMQKLAQCDICIMSPERCHYDAGTCREPSWGEQFCMTDHVVYLANSSGIKVGITRATQVPTRWLDQGATQALPILRVATRQQSGFVEDLLRSQVADKTNWRALLKGDAAPVDLPAVRDRLFDNCGEGLQALQQRFGIQAIQTLDDQPVVEIVFPIEAYPAKISSFNLDKNPIAEGTLIGIKGQYLMFDTGVINIRKYTGYQLAVFQ encoded by the coding sequence ATGAGCGAACTGGGACGTGGCTCGTTGAGCAAGATGGCGGCGCGCCTGGACGCGCCGGTGCAGTACGCCTTCCGCCTGGACGAGCAGGAGCTGCCGGTCAATCCGCTGATCGGCAAGACGCTGCGCCTGGAGTACCTCGGCGCCATTCACTGCACCCATTGCGGGCGCAAGACCAAGACCAGCTTCAGCCAGGGCTACTGCTACCCCTGCATGCAGAAGCTGGCGCAGTGCGACATCTGCATCATGAGTCCGGAGCGCTGTCACTACGACGCCGGTACCTGCCGCGAGCCGAGCTGGGGCGAGCAGTTCTGCATGACCGATCATGTGGTCTATTTGGCCAACTCCTCCGGGATCAAGGTCGGCATCACCCGTGCGACCCAGGTGCCGACGCGCTGGCTGGACCAGGGCGCGACCCAGGCGCTGCCGATCCTGCGGGTGGCGACCCGGCAGCAGTCGGGCTTCGTCGAGGACCTGCTGCGCAGCCAGGTGGCGGACAAGACCAACTGGCGCGCGCTGCTCAAGGGCGACGCCGCGCCGGTCGACCTGCCGGCGGTGCGCGATCGGCTGTTCGACAACTGTGGCGAGGGGTTGCAGGCCCTGCAGCAGCGCTTCGGCATTCAGGCGATCCAGACGCTCGACGATCAGCCGGTGGTGGAGATCGTCTTCCCGATCGAGGCCTACCCGGCCAAGATCAGCAGCTTCAACCTGGACAAGAACCCCATCGCCGAAGGCACGCTGATCGGCATCAAGGGCCAGTACCTGATGTTCGACACCGGCGTGATCAACATCCGCAAATACACCGGCTACCAGCTGGCCGTCTTTCAGTAG